A genomic region of Streptomyces sp. NBC_00247 contains the following coding sequences:
- a CDS encoding acyl carrier protein: MAATQEEIVTGLAEIVNEIAGIPVEDVQLDKSFTDDLDVDSLSMVEVVVAAEERFDVKIPDESVKNLKTVGDAADYILKNQA; this comes from the coding sequence ATGGCCGCCACCCAGGAAGAGATCGTCACCGGTCTCGCCGAGATCGTCAACGAGATCGCCGGTATCCCGGTCGAGGACGTCCAGCTGGACAAGTCCTTCACCGACGACCTGGACGTCGACTCGCTGTCCATGGTCGAGGTCGTCGTCGCCGCCGAGGAGCGCTTCGACGTCAAGATCCCCGACGAGTCCGTCAAGAACCTCAAGACGGTCGGCGACGCTGCCGACTACATCCTGAAGAACCAGGCCTGA